One window of Mobula hypostoma chromosome 30, sMobHyp1.1, whole genome shotgun sequence genomic DNA carries:
- the LOC134339648 gene encoding histone H1-like, giving the protein MTETAPGETAPAAAPAAAKKSPKKKAAGRSKPAGPKLGEQIDKIVADCRDRKGMSAVAIMKALTSSGVDVGKRRAQIRMCIRKRVESGSLVQTKGAGLSGSFKSGQGKSAVKVMKKANEPSAKKSPGKKSGAKKPAAKKAAAKKPAAPKPKSPRNSQP; this is encoded by the coding sequence ATGACCGAGACAGCACCCGGCGAAACGGCTCCTGCAGCCGCACCCGCCGCCGCAAAGAAGAGTCCCAAGAAGAAGGCGGCCGGCCGGAGCAAACCAGCCGGTCCCAAGCTGGGCGAACAAATCGATAAGATTGTGGCGGATTGTCGCGATAGGAAGGGTATGTCCGCTGTGGCCATCATGAAGGCTCTGACCAGCAGCGGTGTCGATGTGGGGAAACGTCGCGCCCAGATCAGGATGTGCATCAGGAAGAGAGTGGAAAGCGGCTCCCTGGTTCAGACCAAGGGCGCGGGTCTTTCGGGATCCTTTAAATCCGGTCAAGGAAAAAGTGCCGTGAAAGTGATGAAGAAAGCGAACGAGCCATCGGCAAAGAAATCTCCCGGCAAGAAGTCTGGCGCCAAGAAACCAGCGGCTAAGAAAGCGGCAGCGAAGAAACCAGCGGCGCCGAAGCCAAAGAGCCCAAGAAACTCGCAGCCCTGA